The Bdellovibrio sp. ZAP7 DNA segment TGTGAATCAGAAATTGGGCATCTCTTTGGATGTTGCGAAGAGTATCGACCAACAGGTCTTCGGGAACGTGTTCGCTTTGCTGGGAGTCGCCACCACTGCCAATACGTACGGTATTGGTCCATGCGGCAAAGGGAATAAGAGTGATATAGATCAGGCTTAAAATAAACTTCTTCATACTGGTAACTCCGTAAATGATTCCATTTTTTGCCCACTGTGAGACGTGTTTTCTTTTAAAACTTCGCTGGTCGCAAAGATGTTAAAATTCATTTGAAAAATGCGGGCGCCATTCAATTCTTTTGAAGTGTAACGAGCAGAAAGGGCATCAAAAAACTCTTCCAGGTCGCGTTTTACGAGCGTGTACTCGTTGTCGTTCAAGGTCATCAGAAGGGTTCCAAAATGCCGAGTATTAATAGGAGCAGAGAGAGCATCCTGAGCTTCACCGAGGCTTTTATGATGAAAAGCCATCAGGGCCACATTCCCCAGTTCCGTTGGGATGTCCAAATCTTGCTCAGTCGCTTTCCAGCTATTTGATTCATCATCGAAATAAGATAGTCCACAGGCTTCGATGCTTTCCAAAATTTCTAGTGCTTCTTTCTGGGGCAAATTAAAAGTATTGGCCACGTATTCCACAGTACAAGTCAGTGACTTCAGACTCAGAAGTAAATGAACCCGGGGAGTTTTTGGATTGCGCAGAAAGTTGTAAACATCGGAAACTTTTTTTCCGCGCTGGTTTTTATTGAGCCTTAACATCTGCTGGAAATGATATTCTTTAATACGTATATTTGTGGCGTGGGTATATGCCACCAGATTTTCAAAGTATTCGCCATCAATTTGGCTGAGCTTTAAAGATTGCAAGACCGGCGCAATTGAATCGAGCCCCAGGTTTCTTTTGCCGATGGAAACCTGTTGCAGGAAGCTGCGACTTTTAAAACCGCATTGCAAAGTCCATGTACCAAAGGAGAATGTCGCTGATCGTTCCTTATTATACTGATACCACGCCTGCAAAAACTGCCGATAGTCGACGTAATCCATGACTTGTGGTTTAGGTTTGCTCGTACTCATTTTCGTGTTCTCTTTCGAAACCTTGAATACACTTAAAAATGAAATCAGGAAAGGATTGTGCATAACCATATGAAATATTTGCTGTATTCAAGGTGGACTACGAATTGTAGTTTTGGATTCTCGTAAATTATTGAATTTTCAGTGTACGCCACGTAGTTTTCGCCAAAACAAAAAAGCTGGTGTCAGCGAAAACAAGGAGAAACCAATGAAACAAATTATTTTGACGATTCTGACGTCCCTTATGAGTGCATCTGCTTTTGCGGGAGGAGCCCTCATCCCACTAAAGGTTGAAGTGACACGCTATCAAGACGGCGCTATTCTTTGCTCAGTGACTAATTATGTAGGGACTGACGAAGAAACATTGTTCCGTTGCCCAGTGGCTTTGCAAATGAATGTTAACGCAAAGTTTACCTCTGCCCCAGGCGTGCGAATTGGTAACGGGGATGTTTATTTCTTCGCTGATTTGTCTGCGGCAATTCAATTGGATAATGGTGCTGTTGGGTATGAGTTCATTGGATTTAATGAACGAAATCAAAAGGCCGTGTTTCATGCCAACAGCAAGCAGGGTATTGTGACCATCACCCTGACTCCTGATTATCGTCCGAAACAAATTGAACTTTAATAACCCCCGGGCATGGGTTAACTCCATCGCCTAAGACATTTTAAGAAGACGACTTTTTATTTCGTCTTCTTTGTCGCTGAGGTCTTCGCAAGTTTTTATATTCAGTTTGCACTCTCGTTCAAGGTTACCCAAGGTCTGCTTGAAAAGACTGTTGAGGGTGTCCATTTCTGAAAGTCTGGAGCTCAGGCTTTCTCCCGCACCCACTCGTGCCATTTCTATTTTTCCCACCACATGCAGCACTCCCATACCCGAAGTTACTTTGTTTAAAGTTTGGATGGAACTGAGCAGTGATTTACTGATGTGATTTAATTTCTCAGAGATTTCTCCCACCGATTGAATATTTTTGTTGATCAGATAGCGGATGGGTTCGCAGTTCAGTTGAAAAGATCTTTCAGTCTCAGCATCAAAGTCCTCCTTTTTTTGGCACGCCAACGAGGTTTCTTCTGCCAGCTGATTCATCATTTCAATTTGAAAACGAGAAATAGCCACCGCCACAAACATTTCAAAAACAGATTTTGAATAGTTTTTGAAAACGTCTTCGAAATGACCGGAGCTGATGGCAATTTGCGAGGTGAGCTCTTGGAGGTTGGCAGCGACGGCACCCAGAGGTTTGCCCTCTTCTTTCAGGCGAGAGGCGGCGACCATCAGGTTGAGGGTCACAAATTTAACTTTGTGGCAGGTTTCAAGAATTTCTTCGCAATCTTTAAACAGGGGCGCGGTTTGCTCAAACAGTTGATACGCTTTGGAAAAGGTGAGGCGGGCGGCTTGCGTATTCATTGTGGAGTCGTGAATGAATTTTTCCAAGGCTTCTATTTGAAATTGTGATTTGATCTCGGTGATTTCGGCGGATTGCAGAAGGTGGTCGCGGCTGGACATTTCTTCCAGTAAAGCGCGGCACATAAAATCAGAATAGTCAGCAAAGCCCAAAGTTCGCAGGCGTTCTTCAATCAAGGTGATTCCTTCGTCTAAAGGTAGACCCATGGTTTCCTGTGCTGTTAAGTCTTGATAGAGAGCCTGTACGATCGGAAAATATTTTGAACTGGGTTTTAAACGAATCGATAAAAATCCGTCTTCTAAGGGAAAGGCCATCGCAAAAACCCAATAGTACCGACCAGTTTTACTTTTGTTTTTTACATAGGCGGCGATGGGTTTGTTCGCGTCGAGGTAATTCCAAAAGAGTTTAAAAACCGCGCGAGGAGTGTCGGGATGGCGAATGATATTGTGGGGGCGGTTTAATAGGTCTTCGCGCTCATACTCACTGACTCGGACAAAAACGGTGTTGCCAGATTGGATGATCCCTTTGCGGTTGGTTTTGGAAAAGAAGAGTTCGTGATACGAAAAGTCGGCTTCCTGCTTGCTCATCTGAAACGTCCTTTAACAAGTTCTTAACAATATTATCGCGCGGATCTTTACAGAACTTTAACAACTTTTTACGGATCGTGTTTCATAAGTAGTTAGAACGACTTGTTTTGCCCATTTAATGTGCAATTTTGCAGGCGAGATGCTGTTGTGAGAGTTTTAAAGGATTACTAAATCCGGGGTGGATTTGCAGCGAGCAGTGACTCGAAATGAGTCACTGCATTTCGCAGGCTTTAAGAATGCTTTTGTGCGTAAGTAAAGAGGGCGATGGACGCCGCCACGGTGGCGTTCAGGGACTCGACGCCTTCAGTAGGCACAGCCAAGCGATTCAAGCCCTTGATGCCACTAAAGCCGGGACCTTCTTCGCCAATCACTAGGCGTAAGTTCATTGGCCAATTGAATTTAGCGACACTTTCGCCCTTCATATCCAAGGCATAGATATCGCCATGCGATTGGACGAATTCAGAAAACTTTCCAGCTTTTAAAATTGGAAGCTTCAGTAACGCCCCTGCAGAGGCTTTGATGGCTTTCGGATGGTAAGGTGTGCAGCTTTCCTCGGTCAGGATGATTTTGCTGACTTTAAAGGCCACCGCAGAGCGCGCCAGGGCCCCTAGGTTTGAAGGGTCCCCTAGGGGAGCAATGACTTCTAATCCCTCTGCTTTCGCTGAAGGATTCAGTGCTGGGATTTCTTTGGGTTCAAGCACCAAAAGATTGAAATGCGTGCCGATGACGTCCACTTCGTTAAACATCGCTTTCGGAAGTTTATAGATAGGGATGCGCTGAGTTTTTGAAATCGGGTGAGTCAGAGTCACGGACTTTAAGTCTTCGTGAACGATCTCGGCTTTGATTTTATAATTCGGATTAGCTAGAAATTCCTGAATAAGCTTTTCACCCATCAAGATAAACTCGCCGTGTTTTTTAATACCGCGTGAAGATGCTAAATCTGTCCAGCGACGAAAGTGTTCGTTGGTTTTTGAAGAAATCTCGATCATTTGTAAGCCGCCCAGCGTTTTTTCTCTTCAGGAGAGAGTTCTTCAAAAAGCATTTCTTCGCCTTCATCGTATTCCGGCAAAGCCATGTGTTTGATTTTTTCATAAACCACCATACGGCGTTCATGGGGAGTGTGAGGCAAAGAGTACGCTGTGTCTTCAACCAGTTTGAAATATTCAGACCAGTTTTCTTTCGCCATTTTGATTTCAGGGTCCACACCTGGGCCCTTCATGAAATACACGCGGCCACCGATATTCAAGCAGTTGATAACATTGCCCAAAGTGTTGCCGATATCTTCCACGGCGCGGGTGATCGCACCATTCACAGGATACACGCAGTGCTTGTTGATGTTGCGGCCCAGGATATCCAGTTTTGGAAGTTTCATTTCCGTGCGCACATGCTTTAGGAATTCCACACGGCGTTGCACGCCCTCGCCCAAAAGAATTTGTTCGTTCGGGTACATGATTTTAAGAGGAATACCAGGGAAGCCCGGGCCGGTTCCGACGTCCAAAAGCGGGAATTGAAGTTTCGTGTGCTTCATGATGATGATGGAATCAATGAAGTGCTTAATCGCAATGTCTTTTAGTTTTAACAAACGCGTGAAGTTTTCTTTTTCTTGGTTCAGCATCAAGAGACGGTAGAATTGCGCAAGCTGCATGCGCTGTTGATGATTGACCAAATCAAAATCGTGATTGCGAAAGATATCAGCCAAACGATCGTTGGCTTCGTTCACTTCGAAAATAGACTCTGGCTTTTTATGGCGTCCCTTTTGTTCGGAAGGAGCGGCGGCCGCAAACTTCGCACCGATCGCTTGAGCGCGGGCTTCTTGGCGGGCTTTATAGGGACTGTAATTGGTTTTATTTTTATGTGCCATGCAGGGTCGCAGTTATACCCCTTTTTCCCTGAAGATAGAAGGACTTAGCGGGTTTTTCAGGGAAATCGCCGGGAAGGGGAAAGCCGCCCTGTAAAAAGCCCCCGGCCTTGGAAGGATTTGTCGTCAAATTAGACACTGGTGAGGTTTTTTATCCTTTTTTTGGGGAGGGGGGCTTTCTGCTGATTTGGGATCGCGCTGGGATATCCATCTGTGAGACGGCTGCTTGCCGCCATCGTGGCGGTAAGAGGTTAGTTCTGAAACCGAGATCGTTCATGAGATTGGCTGCGATTTTCTTGCCGATTTTAGCGAATGAATGAATAGTTGATTTAGGGCGGAGCAAGTTCTTGGTCGTTTTTTGAATTCGTCCCAAATCAGTTGTCTGTTTAACTTTGAACACCAGAGGATATTTACTATTGTGAGCTGTTTTTTATTAACGACCATTAATGATTTTAGAATTTATTTTGTTGACGAGAAAAACGTGTGCTTTAGATGGTAGTGGTTCAACAAACAGAAAAGTTTTGCTTCGAAAAAGGAAATTCTGTTTTTCGCTCGTTAGAAGAGTCATTGGGAACTTATGGAAGGGATTCGCGTTGCATTAACGTTCTCCTGTGAAATCAGTCTGAAAAACCTGTGATAGATTGCCTTCTGAAATCAAGGAGGCACTTGTGAATTTGAAATATCTAAACCGAATTGAACTTGATCAAAGAATTAAATCTCTTTCGGCGAAAGAGCGTGACCTTTTGCATGAAGTGCTTTTGACAATCAAAGAGATTGATTCTCGCAGAACTTATTTGGATATGGGGTTTGGCAGCCTGTTTGATTATCTTGTGAAAGGCGTCGGATATTCCGAGGGAAGCGCGCAGCGTAGAATTGACGCTGCAAGATTGATTCGGGAACTTCCGCAAGTGGCTGAGAAAATTCAGTCTGGTGAGTTGAAGTTGAATCAAATTTCTCTGGTGCAAAAAGCTTCCCGGGAAGTTTGGAAGTCTCAATCAAAACAAGTTACAGCAGAACAAAAAATGGAAGTGCTTGAAAGTTTGATTGCCAAGGGGCATTCCGAATCTCATCAGCAAGTGACAGCGTTTTTTGATTTGCCTGCTGTGCAAAATAGTTACCAAAAAGTGCAGGCCGACGAAAGCGTTCGCGTTGAATTCACATTGTCTAAAGAAGCCTTTGCCAAAGTAAAGATAGCCCAGGAGTTGCTATCGCACTCCCTGCCAACCCAAGATATTGGCGATTTTTTGGAGTACTTGGTCGACAAAGTGATCAAACAAAAATTAGGGCCTGCTAATAATTCGGCAGAGAAACACATGGCAGAATCGGGTAAGGCTGCGACCGAAGCAAGAGAGCAAGAACAAAAAAATCAGGAGGATTTTCGCAACCAAGCGGCGAAAATCGTGCCGTCAGAACAGATTACTGCCACGATGGCGGCAAAATCGGCTCCTTCGCCGAAAGATATCAGAACATTAAAAGCCCAACAAAAATGCTGTCAGTTTAAAGATCCTGTCACTGGGAACAAATGCCAAAGTCGTTGGCTCTTGCAAGTTGACCATCAGCAAAGCCGCTGGGCGGGAGGAAAGCATGATCTCCCGAATCTGCAGCTGCTCTGTGCTAGTCACAATAAGCTAAAATATAAAAAAGAGACCGGAATCCGGTATCTCTAAAATGAGATTGCGATCGGGGTAATATGAAGAACCGCGCTTATCCCGCCGTTGTTTTCGAGTGATTCCTCTGAGAGGCGGCAATCCATTTTTCGAATTATCAATAAATGCTACCCGGCCGACCATATAAAGTTCATGATAAAGTTATATATTTGAAGGGGATTCTCATCATGGCAAAGTCGGTCGGTACTTTTAAAACTAGTCATTTGGAAAGGCTCGCTTCTTCGGTTACGAATTGGGCTGAAAAATGGTTTCCGGATTCTTATATA contains these protein-coding regions:
- a CDS encoding TIGR02147 family protein — protein: MSTSKPKPQVMDYVDYRQFLQAWYQYNKERSATFSFGTWTLQCGFKSRSFLQQVSIGKRNLGLDSIAPVLQSLKLSQIDGEYFENLVAYTHATNIRIKEYHFQQMLRLNKNQRGKKVSDVYNFLRNPKTPRVHLLLSLKSLTCTVEYVANTFNLPQKEALEILESIEACGLSYFDDESNSWKATEQDLDIPTELGNVALMAFHHKSLGEAQDALSAPINTRHFGTLLMTLNDNEYTLVKRDLEEFFDALSARYTSKELNGARIFQMNFNIFATSEVLKENTSHSGQKMESFTELPV
- a CDS encoding PAS domain-containing protein; the encoded protein is MSKQEADFSYHELFFSKTNRKGIIQSGNTVFVRVSEYEREDLLNRPHNIIRHPDTPRAVFKLFWNYLDANKPIAAYVKNKSKTGRYYWVFAMAFPLEDGFLSIRLKPSSKYFPIVQALYQDLTAQETMGLPLDEGITLIEERLRTLGFADYSDFMCRALLEEMSSRDHLLQSAEITEIKSQFQIEALEKFIHDSTMNTQAARLTFSKAYQLFEQTAPLFKDCEEILETCHKVKFVTLNLMVAASRLKEEGKPLGAVAANLQELTSQIAISSGHFEDVFKNYSKSVFEMFVAVAISRFQIEMMNQLAEETSLACQKKEDFDAETERSFQLNCEPIRYLINKNIQSVGEISEKLNHISKSLLSSIQTLNKVTSGMGVLHVVGKIEMARVGAGESLSSRLSEMDTLNSLFKQTLGNLERECKLNIKTCEDLSDKEDEIKSRLLKMS
- a CDS encoding RNA methyltransferase, with amino-acid sequence MIEISSKTNEHFRRWTDLASSRGIKKHGEFILMGEKLIQEFLANPNYKIKAEIVHEDLKSVTLTHPISKTQRIPIYKLPKAMFNEVDVIGTHFNLLVLEPKEIPALNPSAKAEGLEVIAPLGDPSNLGALARSAVAFKVSKIILTEESCTPYHPKAIKASAGALLKLPILKAGKFSEFVQSHGDIYALDMKGESVAKFNWPMNLRLVIGEEGPGFSGIKGLNRLAVPTEGVESLNATVAASIALFTYAQKHS
- a CDS encoding 16S rRNA (guanine(527)-N(7))-methyltransferase RsmG, which produces MAHKNKTNYSPYKARQEARAQAIGAKFAAAAPSEQKGRHKKPESIFEVNEANDRLADIFRNHDFDLVNHQQRMQLAQFYRLLMLNQEKENFTRLLKLKDIAIKHFIDSIIIMKHTKLQFPLLDVGTGPGFPGIPLKIMYPNEQILLGEGVQRRVEFLKHVRTEMKLPKLDILGRNINKHCVYPVNGAITRAVEDIGNTLGNVINCLNIGGRVYFMKGPGVDPEIKMAKENWSEYFKLVEDTAYSLPHTPHERRMVVYEKIKHMALPEYDEGEEMLFEELSPEEKKRWAAYK
- a CDS encoding HNH endonuclease, with the translated sequence MNLKYLNRIELDQRIKSLSAKERDLLHEVLLTIKEIDSRRTYLDMGFGSLFDYLVKGVGYSEGSAQRRIDAARLIRELPQVAEKIQSGELKLNQISLVQKASREVWKSQSKQVTAEQKMEVLESLIAKGHSESHQQVTAFFDLPAVQNSYQKVQADESVRVEFTLSKEAFAKVKIAQELLSHSLPTQDIGDFLEYLVDKVIKQKLGPANNSAEKHMAESGKAATEAREQEQKNQEDFRNQAAKIVPSEQITATMAAKSAPSPKDIRTLKAQQKCCQFKDPVTGNKCQSRWLLQVDHQQSRWAGGKHDLPNLQLLCASHNKLKYKKETGIRYL